A genomic segment from Vicinamibacteria bacterium encodes:
- the lipB gene encoding lipoyl(octanoyl) transferase LipB produces MSDPCWCVELGTRDFDDTWGLQKQLAAARQRGDVPDVLLLVEHPPTYTLGRSGRSENLIADRSKLAELGAELVVTDRGGDVTFHGPGQIVGYPIVDLKRWHPDVHRYLRALEEVNIRTISEFGVAGFRKPGFTGVWHARGKLVAIGVRVSRWVTSHGFALNVGTKLDYFNQIVPCGIVGSKVSSMEDVLGEPVDPALVRKALARFFGAVFSRVVVEASETELVSLASP; encoded by the coding sequence ATGTCTGATCCGTGCTGGTGCGTCGAGCTCGGAACACGTGATTTCGACGATACCTGGGGTTTGCAGAAACAGCTGGCCGCCGCACGCCAGAGAGGTGACGTTCCCGACGTGCTTCTTCTCGTCGAGCACCCACCGACCTACACCCTCGGTCGCTCGGGACGGTCGGAGAATCTGATCGCCGATCGATCGAAGCTCGCCGAGCTCGGCGCCGAGCTGGTGGTGACCGACCGGGGCGGCGACGTCACCTTCCACGGTCCGGGGCAGATCGTCGGGTATCCGATCGTCGATCTGAAGCGCTGGCATCCGGACGTGCATCGCTATTTGAGAGCGCTCGAAGAGGTGAACATCCGGACGATTTCCGAGTTTGGTGTCGCGGGCTTCCGCAAGCCCGGATTCACCGGAGTATGGCATGCGCGCGGAAAACTGGTCGCCATAGGAGTCCGGGTCTCGCGGTGGGTGACGTCTCATGGCTTCGCGCTGAACGTTGGCACCAAGCTCGATTACTTCAATCAGATCGTGCCGTGTGGTATCGTCGGAAGCAAAGTGAGCTCTATGGAGGATGTTCTGGGAGAGCCCGTGGACCCGGCGCTCGTGCGGAAGGCTCTCGCACGTTTCTTTGGCGCCGTCTTCTCGCGCGTCGTAGTGGAGGCTTCGGAGACAGAGCTCGTTTCCCTGGCGAGCCCTTGA
- a CDS encoding transketolase C-terminal domain-containing protein — translation MSDVTYLEAIRRAMWEEMERDPNVILLGEDIGLYGGAFKVTEGFLEKFGEGRVIDTPISEEGFTGIAVGAAFQGVRPIVEFQFIDFIASAFNMITNFAAKSRYRWGVAVPIVMRGPAGGGVRAGPFHSQNPEMHFVHTPGIKVVAPATVVDARGLMKAAIRDDDPVLYLEHKKLYRHLKIAESELESEDDVTPLGKAAVRRAGRDLVCVTYGAMVHTALSAAQQLADDGIEVEVIDLRSLVPLDKECVLEAVRRVSKVMVL, via the coding sequence ATGTCTGACGTCACCTATCTCGAGGCCATTCGCCGGGCGATGTGGGAGGAGATGGAGCGTGACCCGAACGTCATTCTCCTCGGGGAAGACATCGGCCTGTACGGTGGAGCATTCAAAGTGACGGAAGGATTTCTGGAGAAGTTCGGAGAGGGTCGCGTCATCGACACGCCGATCAGCGAGGAGGGGTTCACCGGGATTGCCGTCGGGGCCGCGTTTCAGGGCGTGAGGCCCATCGTGGAGTTTCAATTCATCGATTTCATCGCGAGCGCCTTCAACATGATCACCAACTTCGCCGCCAAGAGTCGCTACCGATGGGGCGTCGCCGTGCCCATCGTGATGCGGGGACCGGCGGGCGGGGGTGTACGCGCGGGGCCGTTTCATTCCCAGAATCCCGAGATGCATTTCGTTCACACTCCCGGCATCAAGGTCGTGGCACCGGCCACCGTCGTCGACGCACGCGGGCTCATGAAGGCGGCGATTCGCGACGATGATCCGGTTCTTTATCTGGAGCACAAGAAGCTCTACCGCCACCTCAAGATCGCCGAATCCGAGCTCGAGTCCGAAGATGACGTGACACCTCTCGGGAAGGCCGCCGTCCGACGAGCGGGGCGCGACCTCGTCTGCGTGACCTATGGCGCGATGGTCCACACCGCTCTTTCTGCCGCCCAGCAGCTCGCCGACGACGGAATCGAGGTGGAGGTGATCGATTTGAGAAGCCTGGTGCCCCTCGACAAGGAATGTGTGCTCGAGGCCGTTCGGCGGGTCAGCAAGGTCATGGTGCT
- the bshA gene encoding N-acetyl-alpha-D-glucosaminyl L-malate synthase BshA encodes MKIAIVCYPTHGGSGVVASELALGLARRGHRVHIVSYAVPFRLRGFHPNLHMHEVEVSTYPLFKYPPYTLALATKLAQVAVDEEIDVIHAHYAVPHAVSALLARQILGGQAPKIVTTLHGTDITLVGADESFHRVIKFAIEVSDAVTTVSQYLRARTIEEFSIERAIEVVYNFVDTSRPLRQSAAREHWAPRGEKILVHASNFRPVKRAGDVVAIFDLVRRRMPAKLLLVGEGPDRIMVRDLVKDSGRQEDVHFLGEQDDLESILASSDLLLLPSEEESFGLVALEAAAAGVPVVGSRVGGLPEVVVHGETGYLLPVGETGPMAEAAIAVLSTPSEWKRLSEAGRKRAAERFDAAFIVPQYEHVYEKLVSASPPR; translated from the coding sequence GTGAAGATCGCCATCGTCTGTTATCCGACTCACGGGGGAAGCGGTGTGGTCGCCTCGGAGCTCGCCCTCGGGCTCGCCCGGCGCGGCCATCGGGTCCATATCGTAAGCTACGCGGTGCCGTTCAGGCTTCGGGGCTTCCACCCCAATTTGCACATGCACGAGGTCGAGGTATCGACCTATCCACTCTTCAAATACCCGCCTTACACCCTGGCGCTGGCTACGAAGCTTGCGCAGGTGGCGGTCGACGAGGAGATCGACGTCATCCACGCGCACTACGCCGTACCCCACGCCGTCAGCGCCCTCCTGGCGAGACAGATTCTCGGAGGGCAGGCACCGAAGATTGTGACGACCCTGCACGGTACCGACATCACCCTCGTTGGCGCCGACGAATCGTTCCACCGGGTGATCAAGTTTGCCATCGAGGTATCGGATGCGGTCACGACGGTCTCGCAGTACCTCCGGGCGAGAACCATCGAGGAGTTCTCGATAGAGCGCGCCATCGAGGTCGTCTACAACTTCGTGGATACGTCCCGGCCGCTCAGGCAATCGGCCGCGAGAGAGCACTGGGCTCCCCGGGGGGAGAAGATCTTGGTACACGCGTCGAATTTTCGTCCGGTGAAACGAGCGGGCGACGTCGTGGCGATCTTCGATCTCGTCAGGCGGCGCATGCCGGCGAAGCTGCTCCTGGTGGGCGAGGGCCCCGACCGGATCATGGTGCGCGATCTCGTCAAAGATTCGGGACGCCAGGAGGACGTCCACTTCCTCGGGGAGCAGGACGACCTGGAGAGCATTCTGGCGTCGTCGGATCTCTTGCTGCTTCCGAGCGAGGAGGAGAGCTTCGGTCTCGTGGCGCTCGAGGCCGCGGCGGCGGGCGTGCCCGTGGTGGGGAGTCGGGTGGGCGGTCTTCCGGAGGTCGTGGTCCACGGCGAGACCGGCTATCTCCTCCCGGTCGGCGAGACCGGTCCGATGGCCGAGGCCGCGATCGCGGTGCTATCGACCCCGTCCGAATGGAAGAGGCTGTCCGAGGCGGGGCGGAAACGCGCGGCCGAGAGGTTCGATGCCGCCTTCATCGTTCCGCAGTACGAGCACGTCTACGAGAAGCTCGTCTCGGCTTCCCCGCCCCGGTAG
- a CDS encoding thiamine pyrophosphate-dependent enzyme, translated as MPFGKDRLQELLYQMVLTRKLDEALARVHRERRLVSPLGLRSGLEAVAVGAASVPGREDAIASSLPTVGTWLVRGVSPRELVSQFLGTSEAPSQGRDGLAGLGDLDRGVVAAGDHAAIHVSVIAGIAFSSRITGKEKVAIAITFEEAVASGDFHEGLNFAAVHKVPLVVLVVRIPFSGKSTGPDGTRLYERARGYGVATLPVDGSDLLQVVEVIETAVARARRGEGPTLIEARVRSSMWYEGNDGATPTALGEKSWQFAAPASAVDSDADAIGRFERFLLEHDWLGEKEKSDLASRAEETVADAMRVAQAAN; from the coding sequence ATGCCCTTCGGAAAAGATCGACTGCAGGAGCTCCTCTATCAGATGGTGCTCACCCGTAAGCTCGACGAAGCGCTCGCGCGAGTCCACCGGGAGCGCCGACTCGTTTCTCCTCTCGGGCTTCGGTCGGGCCTCGAGGCGGTGGCCGTGGGTGCCGCTTCCGTACCCGGTCGAGAAGACGCCATCGCTTCGTCGCTTCCCACCGTCGGCACCTGGCTCGTGAGAGGCGTGAGTCCGCGCGAGCTCGTCTCGCAATTTCTCGGAACGTCGGAAGCGCCGAGCCAGGGCCGGGATGGTCTCGCCGGTCTCGGAGACCTCGACCGCGGCGTCGTTGCCGCCGGCGATCACGCGGCGATCCATGTGAGCGTCATCGCCGGGATCGCCTTCTCCTCGCGGATCACCGGGAAGGAAAAGGTGGCGATCGCGATCACGTTCGAGGAGGCGGTGGCGAGTGGAGACTTTCACGAAGGCCTGAACTTCGCCGCCGTGCATAAAGTCCCTCTCGTCGTCCTGGTGGTGCGGATTCCGTTTTCGGGCAAATCGACCGGGCCCGATGGTACGCGGCTCTACGAGCGCGCGCGAGGCTACGGCGTCGCCACTCTGCCGGTCGATGGAAGCGATCTCCTCCAGGTCGTCGAGGTCATCGAGACCGCGGTCGCGAGGGCGAGGCGGGGAGAGGGACCGACTCTCATCGAGGCCCGCGTCCGGAGCTCGATGTGGTACGAGGGAAACGACGGCGCCACCCCGACCGCCCTCGGCGAGAAATCGTGGCAGTTCGCTGCCCCGGCGAGCGCGGTCGACTCCGACGCGGACGCCATCGGGCGATTCGAGCGATTCCTTCTCGAGCACGACTGGCTCGGCGAAAAGGAAAAATCCGATCTGGCCTCCCGTGCCGAGGAGACCGTCGCCGACGCGATGCGGGTCGCCCAGGCAGCCAACTGA
- a CDS encoding alpha/beta fold hydrolase gives MIETKESPPRWIEPSGAGESRLALDFVPAVEPHARLWFFLHGLHSNRRGEKALYFARQVARRGDAFASLDLTGHGDSEGDLSGLSLTRNLADLARGLDYVEKLEGPFRAIYLIGSSMGGLTALWFSARSPGLVTRNIVIAPAFEMAGRLLLSLGRARAQQWRREGRALIDTGISAFELSYGFVEDESRYPTASLIQRLKTPSLILHGSDDEVVPCQLSRQFADRLMHVELVEITGGDHRLTAHKERLFEMMWHFVGPGP, from the coding sequence ATGATCGAGACCAAAGAGAGCCCGCCGCGCTGGATCGAGCCCAGCGGAGCCGGCGAAAGCCGGCTGGCTCTCGATTTCGTGCCCGCGGTCGAGCCACACGCCCGACTCTGGTTCTTTCTCCACGGGCTTCACTCCAACCGTCGAGGAGAGAAGGCCCTCTATTTCGCGAGGCAGGTCGCTCGTCGAGGCGACGCCTTCGCGAGTCTGGACTTGACCGGCCACGGCGACTCCGAAGGCGATTTGAGCGGGCTATCTCTGACGCGAAACCTCGCCGATCTGGCAAGAGGCCTGGATTACGTGGAGAAGCTCGAAGGTCCGTTTCGTGCGATCTACCTGATCGGCTCGTCCATGGGCGGACTCACCGCGTTATGGTTCTCGGCTCGCTCTCCCGGCCTGGTGACGCGGAACATCGTCATTGCGCCTGCGTTCGAAATGGCGGGGCGGCTGCTCCTGTCCCTGGGACGCGCGCGGGCACAGCAGTGGCGTCGCGAGGGTCGAGCGCTCATCGATACCGGCATCTCCGCGTTCGAGCTGAGCTACGGTTTCGTCGAAGATGAATCCCGCTATCCCACCGCGAGTCTCATCCAACGGCTCAAGACCCCGAGCCTGATCCTGCATGGTTCCGACGACGAGGTGGTGCCGTGTCAGCTCTCGCGCCAGTTTGCTGACCGTCTCATGCACGTGGAGCTGGTGGAGATTACCGGGGGGGACCACCGGCTGACGGCTCACAAGGAAAGGCTATTCGAGATGATGTGGCACTTCGTGGGCCCGGGGCCTTGA
- a CDS encoding PaaI family thioesterase has protein sequence MAKRKTKTKKASVRKPTRKPKTKTKSSPSRAAKSKPSKKRKEALIAAAKKTRTPKASKPSKTAKAPKTAKRKGVSPLSLPFEEEPLLVPVPLPEGVRPQRLEPNERSAHLEKLKQLFEAAPISRALGMSLGYCENGVARVRLPFRKDFEEGHGVIHGGLIGLLGDTAGNFAVGSVSPGATVKTVEFKISLLTGVTGDLLAIGEVVRKGRTLAMCRIEVVEGNDRVVAIGLATYALQAV, from the coding sequence ATGGCTAAACGAAAAACCAAGACCAAGAAAGCGTCCGTACGGAAGCCTACGAGAAAACCGAAGACGAAGACCAAGAGCTCCCCATCGCGCGCGGCAAAGAGCAAGCCCTCAAAGAAGCGAAAAGAGGCGCTGATAGCCGCCGCGAAGAAGACTCGCACTCCCAAGGCATCCAAACCTTCCAAGACGGCAAAGGCTCCGAAGACGGCCAAGCGGAAAGGGGTGTCCCCTTTGTCGCTGCCGTTCGAGGAAGAGCCACTCCTCGTTCCCGTGCCCCTCCCCGAGGGCGTCCGACCTCAGCGCCTCGAGCCCAACGAACGTTCGGCCCATCTGGAAAAGCTGAAGCAGCTCTTCGAAGCGGCGCCGATCAGTCGAGCGCTGGGAATGTCGCTCGGCTACTGCGAGAACGGCGTCGCGCGGGTCCGGCTTCCTTTTCGCAAGGACTTCGAGGAAGGCCACGGCGTGATCCACGGCGGACTGATCGGGCTCCTCGGAGACACGGCGGGTAACTTCGCCGTCGGCTCGGTCTCCCCCGGAGCCACGGTGAAGACGGTCGAGTTCAAGATTAGCCTCCTTACGGGAGTGACGGGTGACTTGCTCGCCATCGGCGAAGTCGTCCGCAAGGGCAGGACGCTCGCCATGTGCCGGATCGAGGTCGTCGAAGGAAACGACCGGGTCGTCGCCATCGGTCTCGCTACCTACGCGCTTCAGGCGGTCTGA
- a CDS encoding class I SAM-dependent methyltransferase: MDEPWSENDSATYRRLANVAVPDREGHIATMLCLLPFPTASRATVVDLGAGTGALSYSILEAFPGAEVTALDGSASMRAHASERLKSFGSRFRALEFVLESSEWLDRCRDADAVVTSLCLHHLDDEGKRRVFAAIHDELADDGAFIICDLVAPQREEALELFRESWDLATRERAVRAGDAAVGKFFETEHWNTYRYPDPVDRPAPLASQLLWLAEAGFAVVDCFWLRAGHAIYGGYRRPRRRGEVMGFLRAREIARVAIEMTS, translated from the coding sequence ATGGACGAGCCATGGTCGGAGAACGACAGCGCGACCTATCGCCGTCTCGCGAACGTGGCCGTGCCGGACCGGGAAGGCCACATCGCCACGATGCTCTGTCTGCTTCCCTTTCCCACCGCGTCTAGGGCCACGGTGGTCGATCTCGGTGCGGGTACGGGCGCGCTCAGCTATAGCATCCTCGAGGCGTTTCCCGGGGCCGAGGTGACGGCGCTCGATGGCTCGGCGAGCATGCGGGCGCACGCGTCCGAGCGCCTAAAGAGCTTCGGGAGTCGGTTTCGCGCACTCGAATTCGTTCTCGAATCCTCCGAATGGCTGGATCGCTGCCGCGACGCTGACGCCGTCGTCACATCCTTGTGTCTCCACCACCTGGACGACGAAGGAAAGAGACGGGTTTTCGCCGCAATCCACGATGAGCTCGCCGACGACGGCGCGTTCATCATCTGTGATCTCGTCGCTCCCCAGCGCGAGGAAGCCCTAGAGCTGTTCCGGGAAAGCTGGGATCTCGCGACCCGCGAACGGGCGGTGCGGGCAGGCGACGCCGCGGTCGGGAAGTTCTTCGAGACCGAGCATTGGAACACTTACCGATATCCCGATCCTGTGGACAGGCCCGCGCCCCTCGCGTCGCAGCTCCTCTGGCTCGCCGAAGCCGGCTTCGCGGTGGTGGACTGCTTCTGGCTTCGTGCCGGGCACGCCATTTACGGAGGCTATCGCCGCCCTCGGCGTCGCGGAGAAGTAATGGGGTTTCTGCGGGCGAGAGAGATTGCCCGCGTTGCGATCGAGATGACCAGCTAG
- a CDS encoding serine/threonine-protein kinase, which translates to MELVGQKVGAYRILSLLGRGGTAEVYKAFHPATKRDVAIKVLLQEVSQDLGWVRRFRQEVELLGRLDHPHILPIYDAGDYEGRPFLVMKYVGNASTLRSQLTGQPWPLNRVVKVVMQVADALDAAHHAGVVHRDIKPSNVLVTPDLKCLVFDFGIAKPFRRDDVTTGSNDVVGTPEFMSPEQCKGDKVDHRSDVYSLGVMTYQLLAGHVPFTAETAVGILVKHLTETLPVPPRGVALPPAVSGVLRKAMAREPRDRYQTAGELAAAFEESADQKATVTLHAADLRRALIPALGLPSWVRQFRRPGVRLASATFLVALLLATLYALWPDSETSIAYGPPQPTSGTVSATMQEEAAGSPERAARRQEAREPIAPIPQPAAPISRSATFRIETTGTTSVFLDGKPAGIAPGEFRSIAPGPHVLVLDAGHGQIHEETVVATAGSVHILRYDFPRPRPRAAPDEIREWTGTLTDEDCGVSGGKMGALHLECAQRCIREGKRPMLYSRGRLYRLDGLDKLDLSSSGSVAFKGWLEVDTIHVIDK; encoded by the coding sequence TTGGAACTCGTTGGCCAAAAGGTAGGTGCTTATCGGATTCTCTCGCTTCTGGGTCGAGGCGGGACGGCGGAGGTCTACAAGGCGTTCCACCCAGCCACCAAGCGCGATGTAGCCATCAAAGTTCTCCTCCAGGAAGTCAGCCAGGATCTGGGCTGGGTGAGGCGATTCCGCCAGGAAGTCGAGCTCCTCGGCAGGCTGGACCACCCCCACATCCTTCCCATCTACGACGCCGGCGATTACGAGGGAAGACCGTTCCTCGTCATGAAATACGTGGGGAACGCCTCGACGCTCCGAAGCCAGCTCACCGGCCAGCCCTGGCCGCTCAATCGCGTCGTCAAAGTCGTGATGCAGGTCGCGGACGCCCTGGATGCGGCGCATCACGCCGGTGTCGTTCACCGGGATATCAAGCCTTCCAACGTCCTCGTTACGCCGGATCTCAAGTGCCTGGTATTCGATTTCGGCATCGCGAAGCCTTTCCGCCGCGACGACGTGACGACGGGTTCGAACGACGTGGTGGGGACTCCGGAGTTCATGTCGCCGGAGCAGTGCAAGGGAGACAAAGTCGACCATCGTTCCGACGTCTACTCGCTGGGAGTGATGACATATCAGTTGCTCGCGGGCCACGTGCCCTTCACGGCAGAGACCGCGGTCGGAATCCTGGTGAAGCACCTCACCGAGACGCTTCCGGTGCCGCCCCGAGGCGTTGCCCTTCCCCCGGCGGTGAGTGGCGTCCTGCGCAAGGCGATGGCCCGGGAGCCCCGAGACCGGTACCAGACCGCGGGTGAGCTCGCCGCGGCTTTCGAAGAGTCTGCGGATCAAAAAGCGACCGTGACCCTCCATGCCGCTGACCTTCGGCGCGCCTTGATTCCGGCTCTGGGACTCCCGTCGTGGGTGCGCCAATTCCGGAGGCCGGGCGTGCGGCTGGCCTCAGCAACCTTCTTGGTGGCGCTGCTGCTCGCCACCCTGTATGCGCTGTGGCCCGATTCGGAAACCAGCATCGCCTATGGCCCCCCGCAGCCGACGTCCGGCACGGTGTCGGCAACCATGCAGGAGGAGGCGGCCGGTTCCCCGGAACGGGCGGCTCGCCGACAAGAAGCGCGAGAGCCCATCGCGCCGATCCCGCAACCAGCAGCGCCCATTTCCAGGTCAGCCACGTTCCGCATCGAAACGACCGGCACCACGAGTGTCTTTCTCGACGGGAAGCCCGCCGGGATCGCTCCGGGCGAATTCCGATCGATTGCTCCCGGCCCTCATGTGCTCGTACTCGACGCCGGTCATGGACAGATCCACGAGGAGACCGTCGTGGCGACCGCGGGGTCCGTCCATATCCTCCGTTACGATTTTCCGCGGCCTCGCCCCCGCGCCGCACCCGACGAGATTCGGGAATGGACGGGCACTCTGACCGATGAGGACTGCGGTGTTTCTGGAGGGAAGATGGGGGCGCTCCATTTGGAATGCGCCCAACGCTGCATTCGCGAGGGGAAACGGCCCATGCTCTATTCGCGAGGCCGGCTCTATCGCCTGGACGGGCTCGACAAGCTCGATCTCTCGAGCTCGGGGTCGGTGGCATTCAAGGGTTGGCTCGAAGTCGACACGATCCACGTGATTGACAAGTAG
- a CDS encoding serine/threonine-protein kinase, whose protein sequence is MNSPQKLARYELLEEIGRGNMGVVYKALDPAIGRVVAIKVVRLGFSPDDPKRREFLERFEREASIAGRLNHPNIISVHDLGLEDEPYLVMEHFPGTDLSRRIASGPLDPAEVLRVLEQLAEALGYAHAQGVVHRDIKPANVLYQPGPQVKIVDFGIAKIESSELTRTGEFIGTPGYMPPEIFSGGRVDGRSDLFSVGVLAYHLLIGKRPFDGRSVSQTIYRVLNEEPHPPSEVRLGLSRDWDVICGRLLAKDPALRYENAEALLGDLSRLDPARFEVSALSDSPTIPVRVGKKSAASRLRLMLGVLFVLALGLWFVPSGERPVVAPPMMARAPETAGSSGTDVSRPMEPLAFVARHEHLLGHCTGDLTLSSEGVRFESSRHDWHWRDDEIASLERTSETSFDLVARTAEGDTESYRFTFLRPDLSLEDWERFRSNH, encoded by the coding sequence GTGAATTCTCCGCAAAAGCTCGCGCGGTACGAGCTCCTCGAAGAGATCGGCCGCGGCAACATGGGCGTCGTCTACAAAGCGCTCGATCCAGCCATCGGTCGGGTGGTCGCGATCAAAGTGGTCCGGCTGGGGTTCTCTCCGGACGATCCGAAACGTCGCGAGTTTCTCGAGCGCTTCGAACGCGAAGCGAGCATCGCCGGACGACTCAACCACCCCAACATCATCTCGGTCCACGACCTGGGGCTGGAAGACGAACCGTACCTCGTGATGGAGCACTTTCCCGGCACCGATCTCTCGCGTCGGATCGCGAGTGGGCCGCTGGATCCCGCCGAAGTGCTGCGCGTTCTCGAACAGCTGGCCGAAGCGCTCGGCTATGCCCACGCCCAGGGTGTGGTTCACCGCGACATCAAACCGGCGAACGTGCTGTACCAGCCTGGACCGCAGGTGAAGATCGTCGATTTCGGTATCGCGAAGATCGAAAGCTCGGAGTTGACCCGAACCGGGGAGTTCATCGGAACGCCCGGCTATATGCCGCCGGAGATCTTCTCCGGCGGCAGGGTCGACGGCAGAAGCGATCTCTTCTCCGTCGGAGTGCTGGCGTACCACCTCCTCATCGGAAAACGGCCCTTCGACGGGCGAAGCGTGAGCCAAACGATCTACCGTGTCTTGAACGAAGAGCCCCACCCGCCTTCCGAGGTCCGGCTCGGCCTCTCTCGTGATTGGGACGTCATTTGCGGGCGGCTTCTGGCGAAGGATCCGGCCTTGCGCTACGAAAACGCCGAGGCACTCCTCGGGGATCTCTCGCGTCTCGATCCCGCTCGATTCGAGGTTTCCGCCTTGTCCGACTCGCCCACGATACCGGTCAGGGTCGGAAAAAAGAGCGCTGCTTCCCGGCTGCGCTTGATGCTCGGCGTTTTGTTTGTGCTCGCGCTCGGGCTCTGGTTCGTTCCATCGGGCGAACGCCCGGTCGTCGCTCCTCCGATGATGGCGAGAGCTCCGGAGACAGCGGGATCATCGGGGACCGACGTGAGCCGACCGATGGAGCCTCTAGCCTTTGTGGCACGGCACGAGCACCTTCTCGGCCACTGTACCGGCGACCTGACACTGTCTTCGGAAGGAGTCCGCTTCGAGAGCTCTCGCCACGACTGGCACTGGCGTGATGACGAGATCGCCTCGCTCGAACGGACGAGCGAGACCTCGTTCGATCTCGTGGCGCGCACGGCGGAGGGTGACACCGAATCCTACCGGTTCACCTTTCTCCGTCCCGACCTTTCGCTCGAAGATTGGGAGCGCTTTCGGTCTAATCACTAG
- the lpdA gene encoding dihydrolipoyl dehydrogenase — MTEDTTYDVAILGSGPGGYVAAIRGGQLGLKVLLIEKDAQFGGTCLHVGCIPSKAFLYTAEILDTIRRARDHGVVVEGVQLDWSAMMKRKERVVRKLAAGVKVLLQKNGVETVHGFGKLASPRTLSVETPDETRTFEARNIIVATGSRPKSLPGVEIDGERILTNTELLSLPSCPERLAIIGAGAVGVEFASMFHSFGSKVTLIEMLPRLVPLEDEEVSEVLRRSFRKRGIEVLTGTRVDSVSRKEDVVEVRFTLEDGSSDSRTVDRLLMAVGRGPRTDGIGLDRAGIEVDRGFVRVDRFAQTSHEGIYAIGDVVATQQLAHVASAEGILAVEKIAGHPVHPLNYEHMPAATYCSPEVASVGLTEDQARSRGFAVKVGKFPFAASSKASILGENEGFVKVVSEESYGELLGVHIVGAHATDLIAEAVVALEHEATVESLMRSVHAHPTLSEAVAEAAHGAFDQPLHV, encoded by the coding sequence ATGACGGAAGACACGACGTACGACGTCGCCATTCTGGGCAGCGGGCCGGGCGGCTACGTTGCGGCGATTCGAGGAGGGCAGCTCGGTTTGAAGGTTCTCCTGATCGAGAAGGATGCTCAATTCGGGGGAACCTGCCTGCACGTCGGTTGTATTCCGAGCAAGGCCTTTCTCTACACTGCGGAAATACTGGACACGATCCGGCGGGCCCGTGATCACGGCGTCGTGGTCGAGGGCGTGCAGCTGGACTGGTCGGCGATGATGAAACGCAAGGAGCGCGTCGTGAGGAAGCTCGCGGCGGGGGTGAAGGTTCTTCTTCAGAAAAACGGCGTCGAGACCGTTCATGGCTTCGGCAAGCTCGCGTCGCCTCGGACGCTGAGCGTCGAGACGCCGGACGAGACCCGCACCTTCGAGGCGCGAAACATCATCGTCGCGACGGGCAGTCGTCCCAAGAGCCTGCCGGGTGTGGAGATCGACGGCGAGAGGATTCTGACCAACACCGAGCTACTCTCCCTGCCGTCCTGCCCCGAGCGGCTCGCGATCATCGGCGCCGGTGCCGTCGGCGTCGAGTTCGCGTCCATGTTCCATAGCTTCGGCTCCAAAGTCACGCTCATCGAGATGTTGCCGCGGCTCGTGCCGCTCGAGGACGAAGAGGTCTCAGAAGTGCTGCGCCGGTCGTTTCGCAAACGCGGGATCGAGGTCTTGACCGGCACTCGGGTGGACTCGGTCTCCCGGAAGGAGGACGTAGTCGAGGTGCGCTTCACGCTCGAGGACGGGAGCTCGGATTCGCGCACGGTCGACAGACTCCTCATGGCCGTCGGGCGAGGCCCGCGGACCGACGGGATTGGCCTCGACCGAGCCGGCATCGAGGTCGACCGTGGATTCGTTCGCGTCGACCGCTTCGCCCAAACCAGCCACGAAGGGATCTACGCGATTGGGGACGTGGTCGCGACCCAGCAGCTCGCTCACGTCGCCTCGGCGGAGGGGATCCTGGCGGTCGAGAAGATCGCGGGACATCCGGTTCACCCCTTGAATTACGAGCACATGCCCGCGGCTACTTATTGTTCTCCCGAGGTGGCGAGCGTCGGTCTCACCGAGGACCAGGCGCGCTCACGCGGCTTTGCCGTGAAGGTCGGGAAGTTCCCTTTCGCCGCGAGCAGCAAGGCGAGCATCCTGGGAGAGAACGAGGGATTCGTCAAAGTGGTTTCCGAGGAGAGCTACGGGGAGCTGCTCGGGGTGCACATCGTCGGAGCCCATGCCACCGACCTCATTGCCGAAGCCGTCGTCGCCCTCGAGCACGAGGCGACGGTCGAGTCTTTGATGCGTTCGGTGCACGCTCACCCGACGTTGTCGGAGGCCGTGGCCGAGGCGGCGCACGGCGCTTTCGACCAGCCGCTTCATGTCTGA